One Agrobacterium vaccinii DNA window includes the following coding sequences:
- a CDS encoding response regulator has translation MPLRIMIVEDEMLLAMDLEDMLLDAGYDVVGQASYMQQAIALADQKSGEIDVAIMDVNLARGTNGVETAAALRERWNIPSLFVSGNLDERTRDAALPLRPLGFVGKPYSEREVLGSLGQLAIGP, from the coding sequence ATGCCTCTACGTATCATGATAGTCGAAGATGAAATGCTTCTGGCTATGGATCTTGAGGATATGCTCCTCGACGCAGGCTACGACGTCGTCGGTCAAGCATCTTACATGCAGCAGGCCATCGCGCTCGCCGACCAGAAGAGCGGTGAGATCGACGTTGCCATCATGGATGTCAATCTTGCTCGGGGCACGAACGGTGTCGAGACAGCAGCGGCCCTGCGGGAGCGCTGGAATATACCATCGCTGTTCGTCAGCGGAAATCTCGATGAGCGCACACGCGACGCCGCACTTCCTCTCAGGCCACTCGGTTTTGTCGGAAAACCCTACTCCGAAAGAGAGGTGCTCGGTTCACTCGGGCAGCTCGCCATCGGCCCATAA
- a CDS encoding helix-turn-helix transcriptional regulator: protein MRRADRLFDIIQALRGTTQPTTAAALAQKLEVTPRTIYRDIATLQARRIPIEGEPGLGYFLRKGFDLPPLMFTMEEIEAITVGANLVQRIRDPKLQEAAESVLNKLQHTVPKELRSYLASPRFYVSEGDAVRPEGIELLDVRNAIRTCRKISISYIDDQQRRSQRTIWPVATVYYVDVTLIAAWCELRGDYRHFRADRILQSKVLDDRFAADSSAMMAEWMATRSQKS, encoded by the coding sequence ATGCGCCGTGCAGATCGTCTTTTCGATATTATTCAGGCGCTGCGCGGAACGACACAACCCACTACAGCCGCTGCGCTCGCGCAAAAACTCGAAGTGACTCCTCGGACCATCTATCGCGACATCGCGACCTTGCAGGCACGTCGGATTCCGATCGAGGGTGAGCCTGGTCTCGGTTATTTCTTGCGCAAAGGATTTGATTTACCGCCTCTGATGTTCACAATGGAAGAAATCGAGGCAATCACTGTCGGTGCCAATCTCGTGCAACGGATTCGTGATCCGAAACTGCAGGAAGCGGCCGAGAGCGTCCTGAATAAGCTACAGCATACCGTTCCCAAGGAACTGCGCTCCTACCTGGCGTCTCCCCGGTTCTATGTTTCGGAAGGGGATGCAGTCCGACCGGAGGGGATCGAGCTGCTCGACGTGCGCAATGCAATCCGCACATGCCGCAAGATCAGCATCAGCTACATCGACGACCAACAGCGCCGATCACAACGCACAATCTGGCCTGTCGCCACGGTCTATTATGTCGATGTTACGTTGATTGCCGCATGGTGCGAGCTTCGGGGGGATTATCGTCATTTCCGTGCAGATCGTATCCTGCAATCCAAAGTGCTTGACGATCGATTTGCCGCAGATAGCAGCGCTATGATGGCCGAGTGGATGGCGACGCGTTCGCAGAAATCCTAA
- a CDS encoding Y-family DNA polymerase, protein MARVVSIFLPSLPTDRIRRDDPTIPADQPIAVIAHSGSKRWVSSADVAAQKIGVRVGMPAAKAQAIFRGLMLIDADPAADAAALDRIALWALGHYSPIVAVDGIDGLVLDTEGADHLQGGEAKMISGIVNTFHSRKLSAKVAIADTWGAAHACVRAINRDTVNVPRGEIVRAVEKLPISLLRLPEKVVHDLGVLGFHSIGELSNTPRAPLALRFGPEVGRRLDQMFGRAGEPIDPIRTADLVEVSRSFQEPIGAADTINKYVGRLVVQLVAELEKRGLGARRTDLIVHRVDNTLQAIRAGTAKPARDVAWLTKLFGDRTEQIDPGFGIEKLVLVAVSAEPLQEEQKASSLVEEEITDLTPLIDIFSNRGGQRVYRVAPVASDVPERSVQQISAVAEDVAESWVGHWRRPTRLFARPEQIQAIALMPDYPPASITWRGKRHRVKRADGPERIFGEWWKRPTELEAVRDYFVIENDDGERFWIFRSGDGIDPETGSHRWFMHGIFA, encoded by the coding sequence ATGGCAAGGGTCGTATCCATATTTCTACCGAGTTTGCCGACGGACAGGATCAGACGAGACGATCCCACCATACCGGCTGACCAGCCGATCGCTGTGATTGCGCATAGCGGATCCAAGAGGTGGGTGTCGTCTGCCGACGTTGCGGCGCAGAAGATCGGTGTTCGCGTCGGGATGCCTGCCGCTAAGGCGCAGGCCATATTCCGCGGGCTGATGCTGATAGATGCAGATCCCGCCGCCGATGCCGCCGCCCTGGATCGGATCGCGCTGTGGGCTCTTGGTCACTATTCCCCGATCGTCGCCGTTGACGGCATCGATGGCCTCGTCCTCGACACCGAGGGTGCCGATCATCTGCAGGGCGGAGAAGCCAAAATGATCAGCGGCATCGTGAATACATTTCATTCGAGGAAACTGTCTGCGAAGGTGGCCATCGCGGATACGTGGGGAGCAGCGCACGCATGCGTCCGTGCAATCAACCGGGATACCGTCAACGTTCCCCGCGGCGAGATCGTGCGAGCGGTTGAGAAGCTGCCGATCTCATTGCTTCGGCTCCCGGAGAAGGTTGTCCACGATCTGGGTGTCCTTGGCTTTCATTCCATCGGCGAGCTGTCGAATACGCCGAGAGCACCGCTGGCCCTCCGCTTCGGACCTGAAGTCGGTCGTCGCCTCGACCAGATGTTTGGTCGTGCGGGAGAACCTATCGATCCGATCCGCACTGCCGATCTCGTTGAGGTCTCCAGATCGTTTCAGGAACCGATAGGCGCGGCCGACACCATCAACAAATATGTCGGTCGACTCGTCGTCCAGCTCGTCGCCGAACTCGAAAAACGCGGCCTCGGCGCGCGCCGGACGGATCTCATCGTGCATCGCGTCGACAACACCCTCCAGGCGATCCGTGCAGGGACGGCGAAGCCAGCACGGGATGTTGCGTGGCTCACAAAACTGTTCGGGGATCGCACAGAGCAGATCGATCCCGGTTTCGGCATCGAGAAACTCGTCCTCGTTGCCGTGTCGGCGGAACCGCTGCAGGAAGAGCAAAAGGCCTCGTCTCTCGTCGAGGAAGAGATAACCGACCTCACACCATTGATCGACATCTTCAGCAATCGTGGCGGTCAGCGCGTTTATCGGGTGGCACCTGTGGCCTCGGATGTTCCCGAGCGGAGCGTGCAGCAGATCTCCGCGGTCGCCGAAGACGTTGCCGAGAGCTGGGTGGGGCACTGGCGCAGACCGACCAGATTGTTCGCACGACCAGAACAGATTCAGGCGATCGCACTCATGCCAGACTATCCACCCGCCAGCATAACTTGGCGCGGAAAACGCCACCGCGTGAAGCGAGCCGACGGACCCGAGCGCATCTTCGGAGAATGGTGGAAGCGCCCGACGGAGCTGGAAGCGGTTAGGGATTACTTCGTCATCGAAAACGACGACGGCGAGCGGTTCTGGATCTTCCGCTCTGGGGACGGGATCGATCCGGAAACGGGTTCGCACCGATGGTTCATGCACGGGATCTTTGCCTGA
- a CDS encoding error-prone DNA polymerase has translation MKYAELQVTTHFSFLRGASSAQELFATAKELGIDAIGVVDRNSLAGIVRALEASRETGIRLVVGCRLDLQDGMSVLVYPTDKAAYSRLTRLITVGKGRGGKNNCILHIDDLALYADGLIGILVPDLADDVCAVQLRKMTEIFGRRAYLSLSLRRRPNDQMRLHELSNLAAKFKVKTVVTNDALFHEPSRRQLQDIVTCIRTNTTIDDVGFDRERHADRYLKPPEELERLFPRYTQALERTMEIVEQCRFSLEELTYEYPEEALIDGLDAQQSLEQCVRECIPDRYPEGLPQSVLRTVKHELDLIKEMEYAPYFLTVYSIVRFARGQGILCQGRGSAANSAICYILGITSIDPETNDLLFERFVSKERNEPPDIDVDFEHQRREEVIQWIYKTYGRDRAALVCTVTRYRAKGAIKDVGKAMGLPEDVTKALSSGLWSWSEEVTERNVRELNLNPDDYRLVMTLRLARELMGAPRHLGQHVGGFVLTRSRLDDLVPIEPAAMEDPQVIEWDKDDVEALKMMKVDVLALGMLTCMQKAFDLIREHKHEDLDLAKIRQEDGPTYAMIRKADTLGTFQVESRAQMAMLPRLKPRTFYDLVVQVAIVRPGPIQGDMVHPYLRRREGKEPVEYPTPELEAVLGKTLGVPLFQESAMRVAMVCAGFTGGEADQLRKSMATFKFTGGVSRFKDKLVSGMVKNGYTPEFAEKTFSQLEGFGSYGFPESHAASFALIAYASCFIKCHYPDAFAAALMNSLPMGFYAPAQIIGDAQKHGVEVRPISVQHSRWDCTLEEIPGTDRHAVRLGMRQVTGLAVRDAARIVAARIERPFESVDDVWRRSEVPSEALVQLAEADAFRPAFDIERRDALWAIKALRDEPLPLFVAAAEREMKTVAEQQEPEVELRQMTEGHNVVEDYQHVGLTLRAHPLSFLRRDLAARRIVTCADAMNARDKSWLCVAGLVLVRQKPGSAKGVMFITVEDETGIANIVVWPSLFEKRRRIVLGASMMAIQGKIQREGDVVHLIARQLDDLSGDLSSLSNRNAEFRNPSGRGDEFAHGSHGGGDARDRPKPNKVRDIFIPDLHIDSLKVKSRNFQ, from the coding sequence ATGAAATATGCTGAACTCCAGGTCACGACACATTTCTCCTTCCTGCGAGGCGCATCGTCCGCGCAGGAGCTGTTCGCGACGGCGAAAGAACTCGGCATCGACGCCATCGGTGTGGTGGACCGCAACAGCCTGGCGGGGATCGTACGCGCGTTGGAAGCTTCCCGCGAAACCGGGATTCGTCTGGTCGTAGGCTGTCGGCTCGATCTGCAGGACGGCATGTCTGTGCTCGTCTACCCGACGGACAAGGCAGCGTACTCCCGGCTCACCCGACTGATTACCGTCGGCAAGGGCCGGGGCGGCAAGAACAACTGCATCCTTCATATTGATGATCTCGCCCTCTATGCCGACGGCCTGATCGGCATTCTCGTGCCTGATCTCGCAGACGATGTCTGTGCTGTGCAGCTCCGCAAGATGACGGAGATATTCGGCAGGCGCGCCTATCTTTCGCTCAGCCTCAGACGGCGACCCAACGACCAGATGCGGCTGCATGAGCTTTCGAACCTCGCGGCGAAGTTCAAGGTGAAGACTGTCGTCACAAACGATGCTCTCTTCCATGAGCCGTCCAGAAGACAGCTTCAGGACATCGTTACCTGCATTCGCACGAATACGACCATCGACGACGTGGGCTTCGACAGGGAACGGCATGCCGACCGCTATCTCAAGCCCCCGGAAGAGTTGGAGCGCTTGTTCCCACGATACACGCAGGCTCTCGAACGCACGATGGAGATCGTCGAGCAATGCAGGTTCTCGCTCGAGGAGCTGACCTACGAGTATCCCGAGGAAGCGCTGATCGACGGCTTGGATGCGCAGCAGTCGCTGGAGCAATGCGTCCGTGAGTGTATTCCTGACCGATACCCGGAGGGTCTGCCGCAAAGCGTGCTGCGGACGGTCAAGCACGAACTCGATCTCATCAAGGAGATGGAATACGCGCCGTACTTCCTGACTGTCTACAGCATCGTCCGTTTCGCGCGGGGGCAGGGCATACTTTGCCAGGGCCGGGGATCGGCGGCCAACAGCGCTATCTGCTACATTCTCGGTATCACATCGATCGATCCCGAGACCAACGATTTGCTGTTCGAGCGGTTCGTCAGCAAGGAACGCAACGAGCCGCCGGACATTGATGTCGACTTCGAACACCAGCGTCGCGAAGAGGTCATCCAGTGGATCTACAAGACATACGGCCGTGATCGGGCCGCGCTCGTCTGCACCGTAACGCGCTACCGGGCCAAGGGCGCAATCAAGGATGTCGGCAAGGCGATGGGGCTTCCGGAGGACGTGACCAAGGCGCTGTCGTCCGGTCTGTGGTCGTGGTCGGAAGAGGTGACCGAGCGCAACGTTCGCGAGCTGAACCTCAACCCCGACGACTATCGTCTCGTGATGACGTTGCGGCTGGCGCGGGAGCTGATGGGGGCACCGAGACATCTGGGCCAGCATGTCGGCGGATTCGTCCTGACGCGTTCACGCTTGGACGATCTTGTCCCGATAGAACCCGCCGCCATGGAAGATCCTCAGGTGATCGAATGGGACAAGGACGATGTCGAAGCATTGAAGATGATGAAGGTCGACGTGCTGGCGCTCGGCATGCTCACCTGTATGCAGAAAGCCTTCGACCTGATCCGGGAGCACAAGCACGAGGATCTCGATCTCGCCAAGATACGGCAGGAAGACGGGCCGACATATGCGATGATCCGGAAGGCGGACACCCTCGGCACGTTTCAGGTAGAGAGCCGGGCGCAGATGGCCATGCTTCCTCGGCTGAAGCCCAGGACATTTTATGATTTGGTGGTCCAAGTAGCGATCGTCCGACCGGGGCCGATACAGGGCGATATGGTGCATCCATACCTCCGTCGCCGCGAAGGCAAGGAACCCGTCGAATATCCCACACCCGAGCTGGAGGCAGTGCTTGGCAAGACGCTGGGCGTGCCGCTGTTTCAGGAATCTGCCATGCGGGTGGCCATGGTCTGCGCCGGGTTCACGGGCGGGGAGGCGGACCAGCTTCGCAAGTCGATGGCGACTTTCAAATTCACTGGCGGCGTGAGTCGGTTCAAGGACAAGCTCGTCTCCGGAATGGTGAAGAACGGGTACACGCCGGAATTTGCCGAGAAGACCTTTTCGCAGCTCGAAGGCTTCGGCAGCTACGGCTTCCCGGAAAGCCATGCTGCATCGTTCGCGCTCATCGCTTATGCGAGCTGTTTCATCAAATGCCACTACCCGGATGCCTTCGCCGCGGCGCTCATGAACTCGCTTCCGATGGGCTTTTACGCGCCCGCCCAAATCATCGGCGACGCGCAGAAGCACGGTGTCGAAGTCCGGCCGATCTCCGTTCAACATTCACGCTGGGACTGCACGCTTGAGGAGATCCCCGGCACAGACCGCCATGCCGTTCGGCTTGGCATGCGCCAGGTCACCGGACTGGCCGTTCGAGATGCCGCGAGGATTGTCGCCGCCCGGATCGAGCGTCCATTCGAAAGCGTCGATGACGTGTGGCGACGCTCGGAAGTGCCATCAGAGGCGCTGGTTCAACTTGCCGAAGCCGATGCCTTCCGACCAGCATTCGATATCGAGCGTCGGGATGCGCTCTGGGCGATCAAGGCGTTGCGCGACGAGCCGCTTCCACTGTTCGTGGCGGCCGCCGAGCGGGAAATGAAGACTGTCGCGGAGCAGCAGGAGCCGGAAGTCGAACTCAGGCAAATGACGGAAGGACACAACGTGGTCGAGGACTATCAACACGTTGGCCTGACGCTTCGAGCGCACCCGTTGTCATTCCTGCGCCGGGATCTGGCCGCACGCCGCATCGTCACCTGCGCCGATGCGATGAATGCCCGCGACAAGAGCTGGCTCTGCGTTGCCGGGCTTGTGCTCGTCCGGCAGAAACCCGGCTCGGCGAAGGGTGTCATGTTCATAACCGTGGAAGACGAGACGGGCATCGCTAATATCGTCGTCTGGCCGTCGCTATTCGAAAAGCGCCGCCGCATCGTGCTCGGAGCATCCATGATGGCGATACAGGGCAAGATCCAGAGGGAGGGGGATGTCGTTCATCTGATCGCCCGGCAGCTTGATGATTTGTCTGGAGATCTTTCGTCTCTGTCGAACCGCAACGCGGAGTTCCGGAACCCGAGTGGAAGGGGCGATGAGTTCGCGCACGGATCGCATGGAGGCGGGGATGCGAGGGATCGTCCAAAGCCGAACAAGGTTCGTGACATCTTCATCCCGGATTTGCATATCGATAGTCTCAAGGTGAAGAGCCGGAATTTCCAGTAG
- a CDS encoding HAD family hydrolase, whose protein sequence is MALHFSGVVLDLDGLLLDTERLQFEVGPAVLRDLGYDLAPAFFRTLVGIDRTESARLINLELGASIDGAELDRVWNGAMDDRMRDGIPLRPGVHDFLDALDQHQLPRAIATNSVTARAEWKLEHAGLLKRIDAVVGVDKVARGKPAPDVYVAAAKTLSLEPSQCIALDDSDLGVRAALAAGIGKVIQIPDLVMSKDLSAHHQVDSLYDARTVMGM, encoded by the coding sequence ATGGCTTTGCATTTCTCCGGCGTTGTCCTCGATCTTGATGGGCTCCTTCTTGACACGGAAAGACTCCAGTTCGAAGTCGGACCAGCAGTCTTGAGGGACCTCGGTTATGACCTCGCTCCCGCCTTCTTTCGGACTCTCGTTGGAATTGACCGTACTGAGAGCGCAAGGCTGATCAATCTCGAACTTGGCGCGAGCATCGACGGAGCAGAACTCGACCGTGTTTGGAACGGAGCCATGGATGACAGAATGCGGGACGGCATCCCTTTGCGTCCAGGCGTTCATGACTTCCTAGACGCGCTTGACCAGCACCAATTGCCTCGGGCCATCGCCACGAATAGCGTAACCGCGCGGGCGGAATGGAAGCTTGAGCACGCGGGCCTTCTGAAGCGGATCGACGCGGTCGTGGGTGTTGACAAGGTTGCGCGTGGAAAACCCGCTCCAGACGTTTATGTTGCTGCGGCGAAGACCCTCAGCTTGGAGCCATCTCAATGTATCGCATTGGATGACAGCGATCTCGGCGTGCGGGCTGCGCTGGCGGCAGGCATCGGCAAAGTCATCCAAATCCCTGATCTCGTTATGAGCAAGGATTTAAGCGCTCACCATCAGGTCGATTCGCTATATGACGCCCGCACCGTAATGGGCATGTAG
- a CDS encoding Ku protein, whose translation MALRPYWKGYLKLSLVTCPVHMMPATSESEKVRFHTLNKETGNRVVSQYIDSITGKPVKDENEAKGYARGENDYVILTDDDLDNVALDTVKTIDIQKFAPAESIEWVYLEKPHYLMPDDAVGHEAFAVIRDAMKADKVVGISKLVIGRREKAVVLEPRDDGIVLWSLRFGDEVRPEEAYFEDIDDAADPDLIPLVQKLIKQKTARWSPDMVSDPIQESLLKLIAEKKKALKPKKAAKGKKSEAAEPKSNVINIMDALRKSVADELKSRKSG comes from the coding sequence ATGGCACTTCGACCATACTGGAAAGGTTATCTGAAACTGTCGCTGGTCACCTGTCCGGTGCACATGATGCCCGCAACGTCAGAATCGGAAAAGGTCCGTTTCCACACGCTCAACAAGGAGACGGGCAATCGCGTCGTGTCGCAGTACATCGACTCTATAACAGGCAAGCCTGTCAAGGACGAGAACGAGGCGAAGGGATATGCGCGTGGTGAGAACGACTACGTCATACTCACGGACGATGACCTCGACAACGTTGCGCTCGACACGGTCAAAACGATCGACATCCAGAAATTTGCTCCCGCTGAATCCATAGAATGGGTCTACCTGGAGAAGCCCCATTATCTTATGCCGGACGACGCCGTTGGTCACGAGGCCTTCGCCGTCATCCGCGACGCGATGAAGGCCGACAAGGTCGTAGGCATCTCGAAGCTCGTCATCGGGCGTCGCGAAAAGGCGGTCGTGCTGGAGCCGCGCGACGATGGCATCGTCCTGTGGTCGCTCCGCTTCGGCGACGAGGTTCGGCCAGAAGAGGCATATTTTGAAGACATCGACGACGCCGCAGACCCTGATCTGATCCCACTTGTCCAAAAGCTGATTAAGCAGAAGACAGCAAGGTGGTCGCCGGACATGGTAAGCGACCCTATCCAGGAAAGCTTGCTCAAGTTAATTGCCGAAAAGAAGAAGGCACTCAAGCCCAAGAAAGCGGCGAAGGGCAAGAAATCGGAAGCCGCCGAGCCAAAATCCAACGTGATCAACATCATGGACGCGCTTCGCAAATCGGTTGCAGACGAGCTCAAGAGCAGGAAATCAGGCTGA
- a CDS encoding alpha/beta hydrolase has product MSASHLIIFLHGIGASGQQLKPLASSWNARLPTAVFASPDAPYRNGYGGHQWFKVDGMQLDPDRIREAREGFDRKIRDVITQNGFEDRIHDVAFVGVSQGAIMALDGVASGRWSVGAVVAFSGLLPPISILPESNRTPVLLVHGADDRIIPSVASTMAAGQLRAAGFSVEVEIEPGVGHTISRSGADTAARFLQNALS; this is encoded by the coding sequence ATGTCAGCGTCGCACCTCATCATCTTCCTCCACGGCATCGGCGCGTCCGGCCAGCAGCTCAAACCTCTGGCATCGTCGTGGAACGCTCGGCTGCCCACAGCGGTATTCGCGAGTCCGGATGCGCCATATCGTAACGGGTACGGTGGCCATCAGTGGTTCAAAGTTGATGGCATGCAGCTAGATCCTGATCGAATACGCGAGGCGCGAGAGGGTTTCGACCGTAAGATCCGCGACGTGATCACACAGAACGGTTTCGAAGACCGAATTCATGACGTTGCATTCGTAGGCGTGTCACAAGGCGCAATCATGGCTCTGGATGGCGTCGCGTCTGGCCGTTGGAGCGTAGGCGCTGTGGTCGCGTTCTCGGGCCTTTTGCCTCCCATATCCATCTTGCCAGAAAGCAACCGGACCCCTGTGCTTCTTGTACATGGTGCCGATGACCGCATTATACCATCTGTTGCTTCCACCATGGCGGCCGGACAGTTGCGAGCCGCTGGGTTCTCGGTCGAGGTGGAAATCGAGCCTGGAGTGGGTCACACGATCTCAAGGAGCGGTGCGGACACTGCGGCGCGGTTTCTTCAGAATGCCTTGTCTTGA
- a CDS encoding DUF892 family protein has protein sequence MVTMVGNEGSIEKLVKDLLYLEHDAIAAYDSCIERLDDKALAAKIEEFKQDHLQHVAVLNEIALEIGIEPPAEGDMKQMLTTGKIALADLFGDSAILKAMKTNEDDTVTAYERAAKHEDAIPSTKAFFLTAHQDELKHRSWMETTAESM, from the coding sequence ATGGTCACCATGGTTGGAAACGAAGGAAGCATCGAAAAGCTGGTCAAGGATCTGCTTTATCTCGAACATGACGCTATCGCAGCATATGACTCATGCATCGAACGCCTTGACGACAAGGCGCTGGCTGCGAAAATTGAAGAATTCAAGCAAGACCATCTCCAGCACGTGGCTGTTCTCAACGAAATCGCACTGGAGATCGGTATCGAACCTCCTGCGGAAGGCGACATGAAACAGATGTTGACGACGGGCAAGATCGCGCTTGCCGATCTATTCGGCGATTCCGCTATTCTCAAAGCCATGAAGACGAACGAGGATGACACGGTAACCGCTTACGAGCGCGCGGCAAAACACGAGGATGCCATTCCGAGCACGAAGGCATTCTTCCTCACCGCTCATCAGGATGAGCTGAAACATCGCTCGTGGATGGAAACAACCGCAGAGTCGATGTGA
- a CDS encoding DMT family transporter, with product MQDDHNKWLGTLLIVGSAIAYSLSGYFTQLIRLDVWTVLFWRGIFGGLFIGAYVVWRYRQDLRRTVLAIGMPGFWVMVLSTVATVCFINALRLAPVADVMTIHAAIPFMTAVIALVFLGEREDWTTWSASFMALVGVMIIVNPQASGSHLTGYAFATTMALSYAVMMVIIRKSRHVSMLPAASLSAFLCALVVLPFAQPMQVTAPVMLDLVLFGTVQFGLGLLLMTVGTRLISATRSALIGSLENPLAPLWVWIAFGEIPAWATWVGGSLVMGSVIFEVLTKSRRGQKSCDAVAQS from the coding sequence ATGCAAGACGATCACAACAAATGGCTTGGCACGCTGCTGATTGTAGGCTCTGCAATCGCCTACAGCCTGTCCGGATACTTCACCCAGCTCATCAGGCTCGATGTGTGGACGGTTCTGTTCTGGCGAGGAATTTTTGGCGGGCTGTTCATCGGCGCTTATGTGGTCTGGCGGTATCGGCAAGACTTACGGCGAACAGTCCTTGCCATTGGAATGCCCGGCTTCTGGGTCATGGTGCTGTCTACGGTTGCCACGGTTTGCTTCATCAATGCCTTGCGCCTGGCCCCGGTGGCAGACGTGATGACAATCCATGCCGCAATTCCTTTCATGACCGCCGTAATTGCCCTTGTGTTCTTGGGCGAGCGGGAAGACTGGACGACATGGTCGGCAAGTTTCATGGCGCTGGTCGGCGTTATGATCATCGTTAACCCGCAAGCGTCAGGCAGCCATTTAACAGGTTACGCCTTCGCGACGACGATGGCGCTATCTTATGCCGTAATGATGGTCATCATCCGCAAGAGCCGGCATGTTTCCATGCTCCCGGCAGCCTCCCTGTCCGCCTTTCTCTGCGCACTCGTAGTGCTGCCATTCGCTCAGCCCATGCAGGTAACGGCCCCTGTCATGTTAGACCTCGTGCTGTTTGGAACCGTTCAGTTCGGCCTCGGTCTGCTGTTGATGACGGTCGGAACCCGGTTGATCTCAGCCACTCGCTCTGCCTTGATAGGCAGCTTGGAAAACCCGCTTGCGCCGCTTTGGGTCTGGATAGCCTTCGGGGAAATTCCCGCATGGGCTACATGGGTCGGCGGCAGCCTGGTCATGGGATCAGTGATCTTCGAAGTTCTGACGAAATCAAGGCGGGGGCAAAAGAGTTGCGATGCGGTGGCTCAAAGCTAG
- a CDS encoding ImuA family protein: MSAVRDQVLADLRERISSIQGEGAKKKGCLPFGVEEIDAILPGGGLAHGALHEFAGGGSGTVDGAAAALFAAGIAARTKGPIVWCLTRPDLFFPALAQAGLHPRRVIFVESDKEEDVAANMEEALSYGGCGAVVGEMVRLPMVVSRRLQLVAERTGTIALAVRRWRRQTEANDFGQPTASTTRWRVSVVPSEELPVPGVGRPRWFLELMRSRAGECKEFCVGACDGKGRIHISTEFADGQDQTRRSHHTG, translated from the coding sequence ATGTCGGCTGTCCGCGATCAAGTGCTTGCTGATCTGCGCGAACGCATCTCGTCCATTCAGGGGGAGGGCGCGAAGAAGAAAGGCTGTCTCCCTTTTGGCGTCGAGGAGATTGATGCGATCTTGCCCGGTGGCGGCCTGGCACATGGCGCACTCCATGAATTCGCGGGTGGCGGCTCTGGAACCGTCGATGGTGCAGCGGCCGCTCTCTTTGCCGCCGGGATCGCTGCACGCACGAAGGGGCCAATCGTCTGGTGTCTGACGCGGCCCGATCTGTTCTTCCCAGCTCTTGCTCAGGCGGGGCTGCATCCGCGTCGGGTCATCTTCGTAGAAAGCGACAAGGAAGAGGATGTCGCTGCCAACATGGAAGAGGCGCTTTCCTACGGCGGCTGTGGCGCGGTCGTCGGCGAGATGGTGCGGTTGCCAATGGTCGTGAGCCGTCGGCTCCAACTCGTCGCGGAGCGAACGGGGACAATTGCCTTGGCAGTGCGCCGCTGGCGGAGGCAGACCGAGGCCAACGACTTCGGGCAGCCAACGGCGAGCACGACACGGTGGCGGGTGAGTGTGGTGCCGTCTGAAGAGCTTCCGGTACCGGGAGTAGGACGACCACGATGGTTTCTTGAGTTGATGAGATCGCGTGCGGGTGAGTGCAAAGAGTTCTGCGTAGGAGCATGTGATGGCAAGGGTCGTATCCATATTTCTACCGAGTTTGCCGACGGACAGGATCAGACGAGACGATCCCACCATACCGGCTGA
- a CDS encoding GyrI-like domain-containing protein: protein MLTMPEMVEREPQRYVAVRLPVVIPFDEDVDPAFDELFDAFARAGVAPDGVEFIKFNLIDMPRLEIETGMTTDGSIPLSGRLVEGVLPGGRYVRMTYNGPYEGLYDATAMLVGWAKEKGLVWDSSSTEAGELFACRLEVHDNNPSVEPDPSKLITTLLFKLAD from the coding sequence ATGCTAACGATGCCGGAAATGGTCGAACGCGAACCACAGCGTTATGTCGCTGTTCGTTTGCCAGTTGTAATCCCGTTCGACGAGGACGTCGATCCAGCTTTCGATGAACTGTTCGATGCTTTCGCGCGAGCGGGAGTTGCACCAGACGGTGTCGAGTTCATCAAGTTCAACCTAATTGATATGCCGCGCCTCGAGATTGAAACAGGTATGACCACAGATGGGTCAATTCCACTTTCGGGCCGTCTGGTCGAAGGCGTCCTGCCTGGAGGACGATATGTCCGAATGACCTACAATGGCCCCTATGAAGGACTTTATGATGCTACCGCCATGCTCGTCGGATGGGCAAAGGAGAAGGGCTTGGTATGGGACTCATCGAGCACAGAGGCTGGAGAGCTGTTCGCGTGCCGGCTCGAGGTACACGATAACAATCCTTCAGTTGAACCTGATCCAAGCAAGCTGATAACAACGTTGCTTTTCAAGCTGGCAGACTGA